The DNA segment TGCCGAGGTCAGCAAGGCGGCTACAGCCATGATGCGGAGGACGCGCCCTGCCAGTACGTTCTTGTCCATGCGGCCTGTCAGCACGAGCCAGCCGGAAATCAGGATGAACAGCGTCGCCGCGGCGCGCACCTGTGGCCGTGCCCATGAGAGGCCACTGGCGATAACGTCATTGACGCTAGACAGCAGGTTCGTGTCGAAGACGAGCGAAATCTTCTGGAAGAAGTCACCGGCCACCGGATCCCCCTTCCCGGTAGCGGTCGAGCTGGTAGCAATAGGGCGTCAGCATGTCCGATCCGGGGCCACGTTCGGTGCAGGCGCGCTTGAGTGACTGATAGCCAGCCGGGTTGCTGCGGGGGTTGAAGTCGGGTTCCGGCAGGCCGCTGTTGTCGACAGGCGGTGCCGGGCGGCTCTGCCCCGTGCGCGGCAGGGTGTTGGGAAGCGGCTGACCCATACGCGAAGCACCCGCTGCCTCCGCGTTTTGGCACTCCCAAGTCGCGGCTAGGCGAGCGTCGCGCTGGCAGCGCCGCAGCGTTTCGTCGAGGATCTGCGGGTGAGCCTGGAACCAGGGCACGTCGCGGTTCTCGCGCGACCGCTGCGCGAGGAC comes from the Roseomonas sp. OT10 genome and includes:
- a CDS encoding type IV secretion system protein, with the translated sequence MAGDFFQKISLVFDTNLLSSVNDVIASGLSWARPQVRAAATLFILISGWLVLTGRMDKNVLAGRVLRIMAVAALLTSAGTFNTYVRDLFLQDIPSTVGAALTGGTTYAPAAQFDALWSATQRIEPRRVWRRLFGVSQAARAMASWAA